One region of Maylandia zebra isolate NMK-2024a linkage group LG10, Mzebra_GT3a, whole genome shotgun sequence genomic DNA includes:
- the LOC111500470 gene encoding olfactory receptor 1500-like, whose protein sequence is MALINTAAENNITFVRPAYFIISGFIGIPNIRYYFVFLCFIYILAVVGNTLVMLVITLDHMLRSPKYIAVFNLAFTDLLSSSALMPKVVDIFLLNHYYISYNDCLTFMFFCSTFYAMQTFNLVVLSFDRVMAIMYPLHYQMRVSHKLILTLIAFFWLLATTLILIVVGLLTRLSFCKSVVIQSYFCDHGPMYRLGCNDITPNRAIAGLASVIILGFPLAFIVGSYCCIGYSLSKISTFRERVKAFKTCTGHLSLVAIYFLPFTFVYIFGSVIHPNARIISLSISTVLPPMLNPIIYVLQTQEIKESLKKLLQTRAQFRIAEKY, encoded by the coding sequence ATGGCATTGATTAACACAGCTGCTGAGAACAACATCACCTTTGTGCGACCTGCATATTTTATTATAAGTGGTTTTATTGGCATACCTAATATTAGATATtattttgtctttctgtgttttatttacattctTGCAGTGGTGGGAAACACATTAGTGATGCTTGTAATAACATTGGATCACATGTTGAGAAGTCCAAAATATATTGCTGTTTTTAACCTTGCATTTACAGACCTGTTAAGTAGCTCTGCTTTGATGCCAAAGGTTGTTGACATTTTTCTGTTAAACCATTATTATATTTCCTACAATGACTGCTTgactttcatgtttttctgctctACTTTTTATGCGATGCAAACTTTTAATCTGGTTGTATTGTCCTTTGACAGAGTCATGGCTATCATGTACCCGCTGCACTATCAAATGAGAGTGAGCCACAAGCTCATTTTAACTTTGATCGCTTTTTTCTGGCTTCTTGCCACAACTCTTATACTCATTGTAGTTGGCCTTCTCACAAGACTTTCTTTTTGTAAGTCTGTTGTTATTCAGAGCTATTTCTGTGATCATGGTCCTATGTATCGTCTTGGCTGCAATGATATTACCCCCAATCGTGCAATTGCTGGTTTGGCATCAGTTATAATTCTTGGGTTTCCACTGGCATTTATCGTAGGAAGTTACTGCTGTATTGGCTATTCTTTGTCAAAAATTTCTACATTTAGGGAAAGAGTGAAAGCTTTCAAAACCTGCACAGGTCACCTTTCATTAGTGGCAATTTATTTCCTTCCATTTACATTTGTGTATATCTTTGGGAGTGTAATACATCCAAATGCTAGAATCATAAGCCTTTCTATTAGCACTGTATTGCCTCCCATGTTAAACCCGATTATCTATGTTCTTCAGACACAGGAGATCAAAGAGTCATTAAAGAAGTTGTTGCAAACTAGAGCGCAGTTTAGAATTGCAGAAAAATACTGA